One stretch of Halobaculum marinum DNA includes these proteins:
- a CDS encoding transcription initiation factor IIB, translating into MEGPSRQRQRESGESEKQSDETLSCPECSSDNVVMDADQGELVCDDCGLVLDERQIDRGPEWRAFNHSERQSKSRVGAPVTETMHDKGLTTTIDWKDKDAYGRSLSSEKRSQMHRLRKWQERIRTKDAGERNLQFALSEIDRMASALGVPRSVREVASVIYRRALKEDLIRGRSIEGVATAALYAACRQEGIPRSLDEVAEVSRVEQKEIGRTYRYISQELGLELKPVDPKQFVPRFASALNLSEETQAKATEIIDVSAEQGLLSGKSPTGFAAAAIYAASLLCNEKKTQREVADVAQVTEVTIRNRYQEQIEAMGFR; encoded by the coding sequence ATGGAAGGTCCGAGCCGACAGCGACAACGGGAGAGCGGGGAGTCGGAGAAGCAGTCGGACGAGACGCTCTCGTGCCCGGAGTGTTCCAGCGACAACGTCGTCATGGACGCTGACCAGGGAGAACTGGTCTGTGACGACTGTGGGCTGGTGCTCGACGAGCGCCAGATCGACCGCGGACCGGAGTGGCGCGCGTTCAACCACTCCGAGCGGCAGTCGAAGTCTCGGGTGGGCGCCCCGGTGACGGAGACGATGCACGACAAGGGGCTGACGACCACTATCGACTGGAAGGACAAAGACGCCTACGGCCGGTCGCTGTCCTCCGAGAAGCGCTCGCAGATGCACCGCCTCCGCAAGTGGCAAGAGCGCATCCGCACCAAAGACGCGGGCGAGCGCAACCTCCAGTTCGCGCTCTCTGAGATCGACCGCATGGCCTCCGCGCTGGGCGTCCCCCGCTCGGTCCGCGAGGTCGCCTCCGTCATCTACCGCCGCGCGCTGAAGGAGGACCTCATCCGCGGGCGCTCCATCGAGGGCGTCGCGACCGCCGCGCTGTACGCGGCGTGCCGGCAGGAGGGCATCCCGCGCTCGCTCGACGAGGTCGCGGAGGTGTCCCGGGTCGAGCAGAAGGAGATCGGTCGGACCTACCGCTACATCTCCCAGGAACTCGGTCTCGAACTGAAGCCGGTCGACCCCAAGCAGTTCGTCCCGCGGTTCGCCAGCGCGCTCAACCTCAGCGAGGAGACACAGGCGAAGGCCACAGAGATCATCGACGTGTCCGCCGAGCAGGGCCTGCTGTCGGGCAAGTCGCCCACGGGCTTCGCCGCCGCCGCCATCTACGCCGCCTCGCTGCTGTGTAACGAGAAGAAGACGCAGCGCGAGGTCGCCGACGTGGCGCAGGTGACGGAGGTCACCATCCGGAACCGGTACCAAGAGCAGATCGAAGCGATGGGCTTCCGCTGA
- a CDS encoding METTL5 family protein has product MASRRALEGELAVVAGFDDPTASLEQYPTPADVAAHVVHLADLRGDVEGGTVVDLGAGTGMFALGAALRGATRVVGVELDRGALAVARANERRVGARTAVHWVHADATRPPLSRDRVADEGPVTAIMNPPFGAQTGNEHADRAFLETVAALADVSYSVHNAGSREFVEAFAADEGGTVTDAFAATLTLDRTYDHQTSAAADIDAEVFRIEWSGA; this is encoded by the coding sequence GTGGCGAGTCGTCGCGCGCTGGAGGGGGAGTTGGCCGTCGTCGCCGGCTTCGACGACCCCACGGCGAGTCTCGAACAGTACCCGACGCCCGCAGACGTGGCCGCCCACGTCGTCCACCTCGCGGACCTCCGCGGCGACGTCGAGGGGGGGACCGTCGTCGACCTCGGCGCCGGCACCGGGATGTTCGCCCTCGGTGCCGCCCTCCGCGGCGCCACTCGCGTTGTCGGCGTCGAACTCGATCGCGGCGCGCTCGCGGTCGCGCGCGCCAACGAACGCCGCGTCGGCGCCCGCACGGCCGTCCACTGGGTGCACGCCGACGCGACGCGTCCCCCGCTGTCGCGCGACCGCGTCGCCGACGAAGGCCCCGTCACCGCGATCATGAACCCGCCGTTCGGCGCCCAGACCGGCAACGAACACGCCGACCGCGCGTTCCTGGAGACGGTCGCCGCGCTCGCGGACGTGTCGTACTCCGTCCACAACGCCGGGAGCCGCGAGTTCGTGGAGGCGTTCGCCGCCGACGAGGGCGGTACGGTGACCGACGCCTTCGCCGCGACGCTCACGCTCGACAGGACGTACGACCACCAGACGAGCGCCGCCGCCGACATCGACGCCGAGGTGTTTCGGATCGAGTGGAGCGGTGCGTAG
- a CDS encoding geranylgeranyl reductase family protein, with amino-acid sequence MTTHEPDIVVVGAGTAGCYAAATAADAGFDVVIVERKDEEEAGHIACGDALKGADKFPDSIPKSEIQPAFTNTGVDHGRFEIPSHDTVLEIPIPGELAVIDRLKYGKLLIEGAKKRGVDFHYDTVVQDVTQTDDGRVTGVRGKRKGEVVEYEAEVTIDAAGALSILQDKADLSDATFDTNVSFSQFCSAYREIVEVPEPVDYDDALVFKPTKRAAGYLWYFPRSDTEINAGLGFQMNEEPMKLVDDLKQDMRARPEFEGAEVTDKLGAALPTRRPYDSAVAPGFVAAGDAAGHVNPTTGGGIAGAAYAGKYAAEQAIEAIEQGDVSEEALWRYNERVMHHFGSRFAALDVYNILSTAVDVDELMGLMASLPGESLAEALYEGSASVKPRLVAEVVKDSYGHWGQIWDFYKTKRAADELMAHYERYPQRPGGFEGWRAERDRIMERVYDVTGADAKY; translated from the coding sequence GCCGCGGACGCCGGCTTCGACGTCGTCATCGTGGAGCGGAAAGACGAGGAGGAGGCGGGTCACATCGCCTGCGGGGACGCGCTCAAGGGCGCGGACAAGTTCCCCGACTCGATCCCCAAATCGGAGATCCAGCCGGCGTTCACCAACACCGGCGTCGACCACGGTCGCTTCGAGATCCCGAGCCACGACACGGTGCTGGAGATCCCGATCCCCGGCGAACTCGCCGTCATCGACCGCCTGAAGTACGGCAAACTGCTCATCGAGGGCGCGAAGAAGCGCGGCGTCGACTTCCACTACGACACGGTCGTCCAGGACGTGACCCAGACGGACGACGGGCGCGTCACCGGCGTCCGCGGCAAGCGCAAGGGCGAGGTCGTCGAGTACGAGGCGGAGGTCACCATCGACGCCGCGGGGGCCCTGTCGATCCTCCAGGACAAGGCGGACCTGTCCGACGCGACGTTCGACACCAACGTCTCGTTCTCGCAGTTCTGCTCGGCGTACCGCGAGATCGTCGAGGTGCCCGAGCCGGTCGACTACGACGACGCGCTCGTGTTCAAGCCGACGAAGCGCGCGGCGGGCTACCTCTGGTACTTCCCGCGCAGCGACACCGAGATCAACGCCGGCCTCGGCTTCCAGATGAACGAGGAGCCGATGAAGCTCGTCGACGACCTCAAGCAGGACATGCGCGCGCGCCCCGAGTTCGAGGGCGCTGAGGTGACCGACAAGCTGGGCGCGGCGCTGCCCACTCGCCGCCCGTACGACTCGGCAGTCGCGCCGGGGTTCGTCGCTGCCGGCGACGCCGCGGGCCACGTCAACCCGACCACCGGGGGCGGCATCGCGGGCGCCGCCTACGCCGGGAAGTACGCCGCCGAGCAGGCCATCGAGGCGATCGAACAGGGCGACGTGAGCGAGGAGGCGCTGTGGCGCTACAACGAGCGCGTCATGCACCACTTCGGGAGCCGCTTCGCCGCGCTCGACGTGTACAACATCCTCTCGACGGCCGTCGACGTGGACGAGCTGATGGGGCTGATGGCGTCACTGCCCGGCGAGAGCCTCGCGGAGGCGCTGTACGAGGGGAGCGCGTCCGTGAAGCCGCGGCTCGTCGCGGAGGTCGTCAAGGACAGCTACGGCCACTGGGGGCAGATCTGGGACTTCTACAAGACGAAGCGCGCCGCCGACGAGCTGATGGCCCACTACGAGCGCTACCCGCAGCGCCCGGGCGGCTTCGAGGGCTGGCGCGCCGAGCGCGACCGGATCATGGAGCGCGTGTACGACGTGACCGGCGCCGACGCGAAGTACTGA
- a CDS encoding universal stress protein has protein sequence MYDDILVPTDGSPAADAAVDHALTLAQEFDSTVHVLYVVDATAYSVLEGGTSIVSDALEREGEAAVERIAEAAEEANVATVEAVVTGTAYREIVEYADDNDVDLIVMATHARRGLDRYLLGSVTERVVRSAGQPVLTVRYSEALADDE, from the coding sequence ATGTACGACGACATCCTCGTGCCGACCGACGGAAGTCCGGCGGCGGACGCGGCGGTCGACCACGCGCTGACGCTGGCTCAGGAGTTCGACTCGACGGTCCACGTGCTGTACGTCGTCGACGCGACCGCCTACTCCGTGCTGGAGGGCGGCACCTCTATCGTGAGCGACGCGCTCGAACGCGAGGGAGAGGCCGCCGTCGAGCGGATCGCCGAGGCCGCCGAGGAGGCGAACGTCGCCACCGTCGAGGCGGTCGTCACCGGCACCGCCTATCGGGAGATCGTCGAGTACGCCGACGACAACGACGTCGACCTGATCGTGATGGCGACCCACGCCCGCCGCGGCCTCGACCGCTACCTCCTCGGCAGCGTCACCGAGCGGGTGGTGCGCTCGGCGGGGCAACCGGTGTTGACCGTGCGCTACAGCGAGGCGCTGGCCGACGACGAGTAG
- a CDS encoding M24 family metallopeptidase codes for MSDAGEVEGVDAAVVAEKVAAAQAAVAASDDVDAWLSVGRETDVTPEPCFPYLLGFDVVWPTAVVVGPDSAAVVLGRHDAPTARDLGVHEVHPYDESIAEPLREVLDGMGAERVALNYDRDDVVADGLSHGLFLQLRDYLPDREFVSASALVRRLRGIKSDTEYERVRAAAEETEELLAAATAEWTPETTEREFAAFLHDRMTERGLDSAWAWDYCPTVHMGDREVGHTLPADHTVDEGELLHVDFGIRRDGYASDIQRLWVRGDVSDGLREAFRDVRAAIDAGHDVLGPGAVGHEVDAAAREELTSRGWPAFEHAFGHQVGRAAHDGGTLLGPEWERYGEAPRHAVRPGEVYTMELGVATEWGYVGQEEMVRVTETGTEWVVPPQTALRSL; via the coding sequence ATGAGCGACGCAGGCGAGGTCGAGGGAGTGGACGCGGCGGTCGTGGCGGAGAAGGTCGCCGCCGCGCAGGCGGCGGTGGCTGCCAGCGACGACGTGGACGCGTGGCTGTCGGTCGGCCGCGAGACGGACGTGACTCCGGAGCCGTGTTTCCCGTACCTCCTCGGGTTCGACGTGGTGTGGCCGACCGCGGTCGTCGTCGGTCCCGACTCGGCGGCGGTCGTCCTCGGTCGCCACGACGCGCCGACCGCGCGCGACCTGGGCGTCCACGAGGTCCACCCGTACGACGAGTCGATAGCCGAGCCGCTCCGCGAGGTGCTCGACGGGATGGGCGCCGAGCGGGTCGCGCTCAACTACGACCGCGACGACGTGGTCGCCGACGGCCTCTCGCACGGCCTGTTCCTCCAACTGCGCGACTACCTCCCCGACAGGGAGTTCGTGTCGGCGAGCGCGCTGGTCCGTCGCCTGCGCGGGATCAAGTCCGACACGGAGTACGAACGAGTCCGCGCCGCCGCCGAAGAGACCGAGGAACTGCTCGCCGCGGCGACCGCCGAGTGGACGCCCGAGACGACGGAACGCGAGTTCGCGGCCTTCCTCCACGACCGCATGACCGAGCGCGGTCTCGACTCGGCGTGGGCGTGGGACTACTGCCCGACGGTCCACATGGGCGACCGCGAGGTTGGGCACACGCTCCCCGCCGACCACACCGTCGACGAGGGGGAACTGCTCCACGTCGACTTCGGCATCCGGCGCGACGGCTACGCCTCGGACATCCAGCGGCTGTGGGTCAGGGGAGACGTCAGCGACGGACTCCGGGAGGCGTTCCGTGACGTGCGCGCCGCCATCGACGCCGGCCACGACGTACTCGGGCCGGGCGCGGTCGGCCACGAGGTCGACGCCGCCGCCCGCGAGGAACTCACCTCGCGCGGGTGGCCCGCCTTCGAGCACGCCTTCGGTCACCAGGTTGGCCGGGCGGCCCACGACGGCGGCACCTTGCTCGGCCCGGAGTGGGAGCGCTACGGGGAGGCGCCCCGCCACGCCGTGCGACCGGGCGAAGTGTATACGATGGAGTTGGGCGTCGCCACCGAGTGGGGGTACGTCGGGCAAGAGGAGATGGTCCGTGTGACCGAGACCGGCACCGAGTGGGTCGTGCCGCCGCAGACCGCGTTGCGGTCGCTGTGA
- a CDS encoding isochorismate synthase — MNPPDGDARAVPLTEADDDAVLVSRSCEVPDISFGSFLAAGDRHRVHWSTPEGLEVAGGGAAARLVADGPDRFDSLRADADRLFDAVDHDGPPATRPRVFGGIAFDPDHEATGVWAGFPGASFILPAIQLTRADGGTYLTVNRYGPDADAGGARDALADARDRLAELPMMRPRGEKPGVAGTEWLVDREEWTAQVASVIERIREGPLRKAVMATALRVDLVDEIDIPDTLGRLRRTYPECYRFLVQPTDGEGFFGPPPERLVRREGEVVQTEALAGSMPRGDTPEEDDEYARSLLESDKLQHEQGVVVDTICEQLDSFGTVGEGEQGIRKLTNIQHLRTPINAVLDGDTHVLELVEALHPTPAVGGLPLDLALETIRETETWDRGWYASPVGWFDAAGDGEFAVGIRSGVAGDGQATLFAGNGIVADSDPADEWDELQHKVRPVMDELERDP, encoded by the coding sequence ATGAACCCGCCGGACGGCGACGCGCGGGCGGTGCCGCTCACGGAGGCCGACGACGACGCGGTGCTCGTGAGTCGCAGTTGCGAGGTGCCCGACATCTCCTTCGGCTCGTTCCTCGCGGCGGGCGACCGCCACCGCGTCCACTGGTCGACCCCGGAGGGGTTGGAGGTCGCCGGCGGCGGCGCCGCGGCGCGACTCGTCGCCGACGGCCCGGACCGCTTCGACTCGCTCCGTGCCGACGCCGACCGACTGTTCGACGCCGTCGACCACGACGGACCGCCGGCGACGCGACCCCGCGTGTTCGGCGGCATCGCGTTCGACCCCGACCACGAGGCGACAGGCGTGTGGGCGGGCTTCCCGGGCGCCTCGTTCATCCTCCCGGCGATCCAACTCACTCGCGCCGACGGCGGCACGTACCTCACGGTGAACCGGTACGGCCCGGACGCGGACGCCGGTGGCGCGCGCGACGCGCTCGCGGACGCCCGCGACCGACTCGCCGAACTGCCGATGATGCGCCCCCGAGGTGAGAAACCGGGCGTCGCCGGCACCGAGTGGCTCGTCGACCGCGAGGAGTGGACCGCACAGGTCGCCAGCGTGATCGAGCGCATCCGCGAGGGGCCGCTCCGGAAGGCGGTGATGGCGACCGCGCTGCGCGTCGACCTCGTCGACGAGATCGACATCCCCGACACGCTCGGCCGCCTGCGCCGCACCTACCCCGAGTGCTACCGCTTCCTCGTCCAGCCGACCGACGGCGAGGGGTTCTTCGGCCCACCGCCGGAGCGCCTCGTCCGCCGCGAGGGGGAGGTCGTCCAGACGGAGGCGCTGGCGGGGTCGATGCCCCGCGGCGACACCCCCGAGGAGGACGACGAGTACGCCCGCTCGCTGCTGGAGTCGGACAAACTCCAACACGAACAGGGCGTCGTCGTCGACACCATCTGCGAGCAGTTGGACTCCTTCGGCACCGTCGGCGAGGGCGAACAAGGGATCCGGAAGCTCACCAACATCCAGCACCTGCGGACGCCGATCAACGCCGTCCTCGACGGCGACACGCACGTGCTCGAACTCGTCGAGGCGCTCCACCCGACGCCCGCGGTCGGCGGCCTCCCGCTCGACCTCGCGTTGGAGACGATCCGCGAGACCGAGACGTGGGACCGCGGCTGGTACGCCTCGCCGGTCGGCTGGTTCGACGCCGCCGGCGACGGCGAGTTCGCCGTCGGCATCCGCTCGGGTGTCGCCGGTGACGGCCAGGCCACCCTGTTCGCGGGCAACGGCATCGTCGCCGACTCCGACCCCGCCGACGAGTGGGACGAACTCCAGCACAAGGTGCGACCGGTGATGGACGAGTTGGAGCGCGACCCGTGA
- a CDS encoding rhomboid family intramembrane serine protease yields the protein MNSPVVFGSRVAVVAAAVLTLALVVALERLAGAERGPRIRSRLLLGVPWGTLTVSGFVLAVYLFVQGGWNHWNAPVVIPFRAWSYLAPLGVVVSPFAHSGSGHLLGNLFGTLAVAPLVEYAVGHYPRRRGASSFGRARDGSRLGSLAYNPYARAFLLFPAAALVVGLVSGAFALGPVIGFSGVVFAFVGAALVYYPLGTVVALSGAGLVSTAYSALSTPVLQASGRSAYITPWWADIAIQGHALGLLVGILAAAWLAAARGDDLPPPRRLALGALLVGVEQSLWAVYWYRGGETFVLYRGVGLALVALSAVLVAALAVDRDAPAADSVRAALRSLTPRRGAVAALLVVLAVLTGPALYVNLTAVDDDPLPGDPVEVRGYTVTYAEGVENGMVSVVDIEAFGESTTVNTSGVVVRNPERGVWTTAVSKGRLAFAGTQRVVLGGVGWREVVRVDRRGWTTVGGDGPAYRVTLTHDGVTRLAHLSNASTAEPRIDGRTVSVVPTVTGFELLVAGDNRSVTAPIPSENETVTANGLAFVRDGRAVFALAGEGNTSTGNATATQVRVATRERYGGRQ from the coding sequence GTGAACTCCCCGGTCGTGTTCGGCTCCCGTGTGGCGGTCGTCGCCGCCGCGGTGCTCACGCTGGCGCTCGTCGTCGCGCTGGAGCGACTCGCCGGCGCCGAGCGCGGTCCTCGGATCCGGAGCCGTCTCCTGTTGGGCGTCCCGTGGGGGACACTGACGGTTTCGGGGTTCGTCCTCGCGGTGTACCTGTTCGTGCAGGGCGGGTGGAACCACTGGAACGCGCCCGTCGTGATTCCGTTTCGGGCGTGGTCGTACCTCGCGCCGCTGGGCGTCGTCGTGTCGCCGTTCGCCCACTCCGGCTCGGGCCACCTGCTCGGCAACCTCTTCGGCACGCTCGCGGTCGCACCGCTCGTCGAGTACGCGGTCGGCCACTACCCGCGGCGACGCGGCGCCTCGTCGTTCGGGCGGGCGCGCGACGGCTCGCGACTCGGATCGCTCGCGTACAACCCCTACGCTCGCGCGTTCCTCCTGTTCCCGGCGGCCGCGCTCGTCGTGGGGCTCGTCTCGGGCGCGTTCGCGCTCGGGCCGGTCATCGGCTTCTCCGGCGTCGTGTTCGCGTTCGTCGGCGCCGCCTTGGTGTACTACCCGCTCGGGACGGTCGTCGCGCTGTCGGGCGCCGGCCTCGTGTCGACGGCGTACAGCGCGCTGAGTACGCCCGTCCTCCAAGCGAGCGGCCGGTCGGCGTACATCACGCCGTGGTGGGCCGATATCGCCATCCAAGGGCACGCGCTGGGGCTGCTCGTCGGCATCCTCGCGGCGGCGTGGCTGGCGGCCGCCCGCGGCGACGACCTCCCGCCGCCGCGGCGCCTCGCGCTGGGCGCGCTCCTCGTCGGCGTCGAGCAGTCGCTGTGGGCGGTGTACTGGTACCGTGGCGGCGAGACGTTCGTCCTCTACCGCGGGGTCGGCCTCGCGCTCGTCGCGCTGTCGGCTGTGCTCGTCGCGGCGCTCGCGGTCGACCGCGACGCCCCCGCCGCCGACTCCGTGCGCGCGGCACTGCGGTCGCTCACTCCGCGGCGCGGCGCGGTCGCCGCGCTCCTCGTCGTGCTGGCAGTGCTGACGGGGCCGGCGCTGTACGTGAACCTCACGGCGGTCGACGACGACCCGCTGCCCGGCGACCCCGTCGAGGTTCGCGGCTACACCGTCACCTACGCCGAGGGGGTGGAGAACGGCATGGTGTCGGTAGTCGACATTGAGGCGTTCGGCGAGTCGACGACCGTGAACACCTCCGGCGTCGTCGTCCGCAACCCCGAGCGAGGGGTGTGGACGACGGCGGTGTCGAAAGGGCGACTCGCGTTCGCGGGCACCCAGCGGGTCGTCCTCGGCGGCGTCGGGTGGCGGGAGGTCGTCCGGGTCGACCGGCGAGGCTGGACGACTGTCGGCGGCGACGGGCCTGCCTACCGGGTGACGCTCACCCACGACGGGGTGACCCGACTGGCACACCTCTCGAACGCGTCGACCGCAGAGCCCCGAATCGACGGTCGAACCGTCTCGGTCGTCCCGACGGTGACCGGCTTCGAACTGCTCGTCGCGGGCGACAACCGGAGCGTGACGGCACCGATTCCCTCGGAGAACGAGACGGTGACGGCGAACGGCCTGGCGTTCGTCCGCGACGGGCGTGCGGTATTCGCGCTCGCCGGGGAGGGGAACACCTCGACGGGGAACGCGACGGCGACGCAGGTCAGGGTCGCGACGCGCGAGCGCTACGGCGGTCGGCAGTGA
- a CDS encoding flippase activity-associated protein Agl23 — MSDGDRTGATRSTRFDRTVAAVGVVVALALIARFALLGARPFHWDEGRVGYWTLRYLDTGVYEYRPVAGGPFLYLANRWVFALFGASDATARAVVALVGGLLPAAALLFRGSLRDDETVALAALLAGSPLLVYYSRFLRGDVLAAAFGLVAVGALVRHRDTGARWPLYLAAAAVPLALASSGFALVSLPLWLVAGVAVLDETRVRGTPAAAAQRVGAGVAWLRANTTPLARALFVFLGVALLLFAPRGGGVGPGLWSPSTLPSVVSFAFVEAPERFVQLRFADRLSPPARGNSFLPAVVGYARTLVATAWPALLFGLVGFLHERYQPESRGVVAFGGYAAGLGLLAFPIASMGVEPWTAVHVVPLLALPGAVGLAWAARGLAARASVAEPALLVAVLLVASAGVVGYGATAAGVYADPAPGSAFAQYAQPSDDLDPMLAAAATAMEGNDGTDVGYVGRELYTEQEYALPPVAAVDRDAWGARLPLQWYFERMGAETESVTALAQFGDDPPPVVVTTPDRRVDVNTNLDGYQQYDASLGLWNRDVIVFVEE; from the coding sequence ATGTCGGACGGCGACCGGACGGGCGCGACACGGTCGACCCGGTTCGACCGCACCGTCGCCGCGGTCGGGGTCGTCGTCGCGCTCGCCCTCATCGCACGGTTCGCCCTCCTCGGCGCCCGGCCGTTCCACTGGGACGAGGGCCGCGTCGGCTACTGGACCCTCCGGTACCTCGACACCGGCGTGTACGAGTACCGCCCGGTCGCCGGCGGGCCCTTCCTGTACCTCGCGAACCGCTGGGTGTTCGCCCTGTTTGGCGCTTCGGATGCAACCGCGCGGGCGGTCGTCGCGCTCGTCGGCGGCCTGCTCCCCGCGGCGGCGCTGTTGTTCCGCGGCAGCCTCCGCGACGACGAGACGGTCGCGCTCGCGGCGCTGCTGGCGGGGTCGCCGCTGTTGGTCTACTACTCGCGGTTCCTCCGCGGCGACGTGCTCGCGGCGGCGTTCGGCCTCGTCGCGGTCGGCGCGCTCGTCCGCCACCGCGACACCGGCGCGCGGTGGCCGCTGTACCTCGCCGCCGCCGCCGTCCCGCTCGCGCTCGCCTCGTCCGGGTTCGCGCTCGTGTCCCTCCCGCTGTGGCTCGTCGCGGGCGTCGCCGTCCTCGACGAGACGCGCGTCCGCGGCACGCCCGCGGCGGCGGCACAGCGCGTCGGCGCCGGCGTCGCGTGGCTCCGGGCGAACACCACGCCGCTCGCCCGGGCGCTGTTCGTCTTCCTCGGCGTCGCACTCCTCCTGTTCGCTCCGCGCGGCGGCGGCGTCGGGCCGGGGCTGTGGTCGCCGTCGACGCTCCCGTCGGTCGTCTCCTTCGCGTTCGTCGAGGCGCCCGAGCGGTTCGTGCAACTCCGGTTCGCCGACCGCCTGTCGCCGCCGGCCCGCGGCAACTCGTTCCTCCCCGCGGTCGTCGGCTACGCGCGGACGCTCGTCGCGACGGCGTGGCCGGCGCTGCTGTTCGGACTGGTCGGCTTCCTCCACGAGCGCTACCAGCCGGAGAGCCGGGGGGTCGTCGCCTTCGGCGGCTACGCCGCGGGACTCGGGCTGCTCGCGTTCCCCATCGCGTCGATGGGCGTCGAGCCGTGGACGGCGGTCCACGTCGTCCCGCTGTTGGCGCTGCCGGGCGCCGTCGGGTTGGCGTGGGCCGCTCGCGGACTGGCTGCGCGCGCGTCGGTCGCAGAACCGGCGTTGCTCGTGGCCGTCCTCCTGGTCGCGTCGGCGGGCGTCGTCGGCTACGGTGCGACCGCCGCGGGCGTGTACGCGGACCCCGCCCCCGGGTCGGCGTTCGCCCAGTACGCCCAACCCTCGGACGACCTCGACCCGATGCTGGCCGCCGCCGCAACCGCCATGGAGGGGAACGACGGCACGGACGTGGGCTACGTGGGGCGCGAACTGTACACGGAGCAGGAGTACGCGCTCCCGCCTGTCGCGGCGGTCGACCGCGACGCGTGGGGTGCGCGGCTCCCGCTCCAGTGGTACTTCGAGCGCATGGGCGCCGAGACGGAGAGCGTCACCGCCCTCGCGCAGTTCGGGGACGACCCACCACCGGTGGTCGTCACCACGCCCGACCGGCGCGTCGACGTGAACACGAATCTCGACGGCTACCAGCAGTACGACGCCAGCTTGGGGCTGTGGAACCGCGACGTGATCGTGTTCGTCGAAGAGTGA
- a CDS encoding amidohydrolase, with protein MSQTVAHDDLSAFRRDLHRHPEPAWCEFYTTARIVDELAARDLDAVHYGPDILGSERMNVPDDEELAEWFERARDAGANEDVLAKIEGGYTGAVAVLERGEGPVVGVRVDIDALPILESEDDDHAPADAGFRSENEGYMHACGHDAHATFGLGLIDEVLASDFQGTLKVFFQPGEEQIVGGKPMADSDLIADVEYFLAAHVGLDHPTGEVICGIDGFLAVSHFLAEFEGEPSHAGGHPEQGRNTVQAAAAAIQNLYGIPRHADGPTRVNAGVVGGGTATNIIPEECFVEGEVRGGTTELMEYMDDKAGRVIESAADMHEVDVDIETLGRAPSATSDQELIDAIAPAAGDIDGVTNVIERDELGGSEDATYMMQAVQENGGYASYVGVGTSHPGGHHTSTFDVEEESLDIGVDFLTAAVLSIAEQQP; from the coding sequence ATGAGCCAGACTGTCGCTCACGACGATCTGTCGGCGTTCCGCCGCGACCTCCACCGCCACCCCGAACCCGCGTGGTGTGAGTTCTACACCACCGCGCGCATCGTCGACGAGTTGGCGGCTCGCGACCTCGACGCGGTCCACTACGGCCCCGACATCCTCGGCTCCGAGCGCATGAACGTCCCCGACGACGAGGAACTCGCCGAGTGGTTCGAGCGCGCCCGCGACGCCGGCGCGAACGAAGACGTGCTCGCGAAGATCGAAGGCGGCTACACCGGCGCAGTCGCCGTGCTGGAACGTGGTGAGGGGCCGGTCGTCGGCGTCCGCGTCGACATCGACGCGCTCCCGATCCTCGAATCCGAAGACGACGACCACGCCCCCGCAGACGCGGGCTTCCGCTCGGAGAACGAGGGGTACATGCACGCCTGCGGCCACGACGCCCACGCGACGTTCGGCCTCGGCCTGATCGACGAGGTGCTCGCGTCCGACTTCCAAGGCACGCTGAAGGTGTTCTTCCAGCCCGGCGAAGAGCAGATCGTCGGCGGCAAGCCGATGGCCGACTCCGACCTCATCGCGGACGTGGAGTACTTCCTGGCCGCACACGTCGGCCTCGACCACCCGACCGGCGAGGTCATCTGCGGCATCGACGGCTTCCTCGCCGTCTCGCACTTCCTCGCGGAGTTCGAGGGCGAACCCTCCCACGCCGGAGGTCACCCCGAGCAGGGCCGCAACACGGTGCAGGCCGCGGCGGCGGCCATCCAGAATCTGTACGGCATCCCGCGCCACGCCGACGGGCCGACCCGCGTGAACGCCGGCGTCGTCGGCGGCGGCACCGCGACGAACATCATCCCCGAGGAGTGCTTCGTCGAGGGTGAGGTGCGCGGCGGTACCACCGAGTTGATGGAGTACATGGACGACAAGGCGGGCCGCGTCATCGAGTCAGCCGCCGACATGCACGAGGTGGACGTGGACATCGAGACGCTCGGGCGCGCGCCGTCGGCGACGAGCGACCAGGAACTGATCGACGCCATCGCGCCCGCCGCCGGCGACATCGACGGCGTGACGAACGTGATCGAACGCGACGAGTTGGGCGGCAGCGAGGACGCGACGTACATGATGCAAGCGGTGCAGGAGAACGGCGGCTACGCCAGTTACGTCGGCGTCGGCACCAGTCACCCCGGCGGCCACCACACCAGCACCTTCGACGTGGAGGAGGAGTCGCTCGATATCGGCGTCGACTTCCTCACGGCGGCGGTGCTCTCGATCGCCGAGCAGCAGCCCTGA